One region of Syntrophobacter fumaroxidans MPOB genomic DNA includes:
- a CDS encoding thiazole synthase → MDKPLVIAGRSFQSRLLLGTGKFSSSEAMKRAIEASGSEVVTVALRRVELENPQDSILSAIDTSRYLLLPNTSGARDALEAVRLARLARAAGCEPWVKLEVTPDPHYLLPDPVETLKAAEILIKEGFIVLPYINADPILAKRLEDLGAATVMPLGSPIGSNRGIRTRDSIAIIIEKANVPVVVDAGLGAPSHAAEAMEMGADAVLVNTAIAVAGDPEAMAKAFRKGVEAGREAYLAGLGSTRATAEASSPLTGFLR, encoded by the coding sequence ATGGACAAACCTCTCGTCATCGCCGGCCGCTCGTTCCAATCCCGTCTTCTGCTCGGGACCGGCAAGTTCTCTTCCTCCGAAGCCATGAAGCGCGCCATCGAGGCGTCGGGCTCCGAAGTGGTCACGGTCGCCTTGCGCAGGGTCGAGTTGGAAAACCCGCAAGACAGCATCCTTAGCGCCATCGACACCAGCCGTTACCTGTTGCTTCCCAACACGTCGGGCGCCAGGGATGCCCTTGAAGCCGTGCGCCTTGCGCGCCTTGCGCGCGCGGCCGGGTGTGAGCCCTGGGTGAAGCTCGAAGTCACCCCCGACCCGCACTACCTTCTCCCCGACCCGGTGGAGACGCTGAAGGCGGCCGAGATTCTGATCAAGGAGGGCTTCATCGTGCTTCCTTACATCAATGCGGACCCGATCCTGGCCAAGCGGCTCGAAGACCTGGGAGCGGCGACGGTGATGCCTCTGGGTTCCCCGATCGGCTCCAACCGCGGGATCAGAACCAGGGATTCCATCGCCATCATCATCGAGAAGGCGAATGTACCGGTGGTGGTGGACGCGGGTCTCGGAGCGCCGTCCCACGCCGCCGAGGCGATGGAAATGGGGGCGGACGCCGTGCTGGTGAATACGGCCATAGCCGTTGCCGGAGACCCGGAGGCCATGGCGAAAGCGTTTCGGAAAGGGGTCGAGGCGGGACGCGAGGCATACCTGGCGGGACTCGGGAGTACTCGCGCAACGGCCGAGGCGTCCAGTCCTCTCACGGGATTTCTGAGGTGA
- the thiH gene encoding 2-iminoacetate synthase ThiH codes for MSFYNEIKQYKWSDIGRDLKSRSRSDVERALGSRPVNLDGLISLLSPAAEPLLEEMAQEAHRLTIRRFGNVISMFAPLYISNVCMNRCAYCGFNAGNPVARLTLTVEQIEAEGRAIRALGFRHLLLVSGEAPKIVTMDYLKSALDVLRPLFPSLSVEIFPLDTAAYAELIDHGLDGLVVFQETYDEELYGKVHLGGKKRDYRWRLETPDRGGSAGFRRLGLGALLGLNDWRVEAFFLALHAQYLLRTYWKSQIGISFPRLRPAAGAFQPAHPVSDIDFVQLLTALRLFLPDASLVLSTREPASLRDHLVPLGITTMSAGSHTEPGGYSRESEAEAQFEIADRRSPEEVANMLREKGYEPVWKDWDSIFLTPGRETAAA; via the coding sequence ATGAGCTTCTACAATGAAATCAAACAGTACAAGTGGTCGGACATCGGCCGCGACCTGAAAAGCCGGTCGCGATCGGACGTGGAAAGGGCACTCGGGTCTCGGCCCGTGAACCTGGACGGGCTGATCAGCCTGCTCTCCCCGGCCGCCGAACCTTTGCTCGAAGAGATGGCGCAAGAAGCGCACAGGCTGACGATCCGCAGGTTCGGCAACGTGATCTCCATGTTCGCGCCGCTCTACATTTCCAACGTGTGCATGAATCGCTGCGCCTACTGCGGTTTCAACGCCGGCAACCCGGTCGCCCGCCTGACGCTCACCGTCGAGCAGATCGAAGCGGAAGGCAGGGCCATCAGGGCGCTCGGCTTCCGGCACCTGCTCCTGGTTTCCGGAGAGGCCCCCAAGATCGTCACCATGGACTACCTGAAGAGCGCGCTGGACGTGTTGCGCCCGTTGTTCCCGTCCCTTTCCGTCGAGATTTTCCCCCTGGACACCGCCGCGTACGCCGAGCTCATCGACCATGGCCTGGACGGACTGGTCGTATTTCAGGAAACCTACGACGAGGAGTTGTACGGGAAAGTCCACCTGGGGGGGAAGAAGAGGGACTACCGGTGGCGGCTGGAAACCCCGGACCGGGGCGGGTCGGCAGGCTTTCGCCGGCTCGGTCTGGGCGCCCTCCTCGGGCTCAACGACTGGCGAGTGGAAGCGTTTTTCCTCGCCCTGCACGCACAGTACCTGCTGCGCACCTACTGGAAGTCGCAGATCGGCATTTCCTTTCCGCGCCTGCGACCGGCTGCCGGGGCCTTCCAGCCGGCTCATCCCGTTTCCGATATCGACTTTGTGCAACTGCTGACCGCCCTGCGGCTGTTCCTGCCCGACGCCTCCCTGGTGCTCTCGACCCGCGAACCCGCGTCCCTGAGGGACCACCTGGTGCCGCTGGGCATCACCACCATGAGCGCCGGGTCTCACACGGAACCGGGCGGGTACAGTCGCGAATCGGAGGCCGAAGCGCAGTTCGAGATCGCCGACAGACGATCTCCCGAGGAGGTGGCGAACATGCTCAGGGAAAAAGGCTACGAGCCGGTGTGGAAGGACTGGGACAGCATCTTCCTCACCCCGGGACGTGAAACCGCCGCCGCCTGA
- the thiS gene encoding sulfur carrier protein ThiS: MRIMVNGQPKEYDKPLTVGGLLQALGIDPRTVVVERNLEILDRSSMDGETIRDGDSIEIIRFVGGG, from the coding sequence ATGCGAATCATGGTGAATGGACAACCGAAAGAATACGACAAGCCCCTCACGGTCGGAGGCCTGCTGCAGGCCCTGGGGATCGATCCGCGGACGGTTGTGGTCGAACGCAACCTGGAAATCCTCGACCGGTCCTCCATGGACGGTGAAACCATTCGTGACGGCGATTCCATCGAAATCATCAGGTTCGTCGGAGGAGGATAG
- the thiE gene encoding thiamine phosphate synthase — protein sequence MKTTIKAARTALLLDADIYPVTCEKLSNGRTDLEVLDAVIEGGARMIQLREKDLSKRGLYHLALKFREVTARARVLFIINDHLDIALAAEADGVHLGQDDLPLAAARRLAPDLILGASTHSLEEALRAKHDGADYVNIGPIFPTKTKAGVDRLLGPEAIAAISPHLDIPFTVMGGINASNIDRVLENGARRIAMVSAITMAPDIAETVRAFRKKIRSYSRPS from the coding sequence ATGAAAACAACGATCAAGGCCGCCAGGACAGCCCTTCTTCTCGATGCCGACATCTATCCGGTGACCTGCGAGAAGCTCTCGAACGGCAGAACCGACCTCGAAGTGCTCGACGCCGTCATCGAAGGCGGCGCCAGGATGATTCAACTGCGCGAGAAGGACCTTTCCAAGCGGGGTCTTTACCATCTCGCCCTTAAGTTCCGCGAAGTCACGGCCCGGGCGAGGGTTCTTTTCATCATCAACGATCACCTGGATATCGCTCTCGCCGCTGAAGCCGACGGAGTCCACCTGGGCCAGGACGACCTGCCGCTCGCCGCGGCGCGGCGGCTGGCCCCCGACCTGATCCTCGGGGCTTCCACGCATTCCCTGGAAGAAGCCCTGCGGGCGAAGCACGACGGCGCGGACTACGTGAACATCGGCCCCATCTTCCCCACCAAGACCAAGGCGGGGGTCGATCGTCTTCTCGGACCGGAAGCCATCGCAGCAATCAGCCCCCATCTGGACATCCCCTTCACGGTGATGGGCGGCATCAACGCCTCCAACATCGATCGGGTGCTCGAAAACGGGGCGCGCCGGATCGCCATGGTGTCGGCCATCACCATGGCCCCGGACATCGCCGAAACGGTCCGGGCCTTCCGGAAAAAGATCAGGAGCTATTCGCGGCCGTCCTGA
- the bioB gene encoding biotin synthase BioB → MKPSTVKNLRRAADRGEPVSEETAFDILLARPDEIPELMNAATAVRRRHFGERLQLCSILNARSGACSEDCAFCAQSAHHETHAEVFGLLDGNEIAAAYRKAAELPVSRFGVVTSGRALSDEDIEAIAATVRNTSDPRVAWCASMGCLDRSRLQLLKEAGVSRFHHNLETAESYFPEICSTHGYAQRLDTVRAVREVGLEVCCGGILGLGESLEQRVEFAALLAREEVDCIPLNFLVPIPGTRLEARPPMKPLDMIRSIAMFRMMNPKAEVKVCAGRVRMGDLQAVIFYAGATGMMVGPLLTVAGRDVSSDLRMLEDLEFPASALN, encoded by the coding sequence ATGAAACCGTCAACCGTCAAGAACCTGCGGCGCGCCGCCGATCGCGGCGAGCCTGTGTCCGAGGAAACGGCCTTCGACATCCTGCTCGCTCGCCCCGATGAAATACCCGAGCTCATGAATGCCGCCACGGCGGTGCGCAGGCGTCATTTCGGCGAGCGATTGCAGCTCTGTTCCATCCTGAACGCCCGGAGCGGGGCGTGTTCGGAGGACTGCGCCTTCTGCGCCCAATCGGCGCATCATGAAACCCACGCCGAGGTGTTCGGCCTGCTCGACGGGAACGAGATCGCGGCGGCGTACCGGAAGGCGGCCGAGCTGCCCGTGAGCCGTTTCGGGGTCGTCACCAGCGGCAGGGCGCTCTCGGACGAGGACATCGAGGCCATCGCCGCAACCGTGCGGAACACATCGGACCCCCGCGTGGCCTGGTGCGCCTCCATGGGGTGCCTGGACAGGTCCCGGCTCCAGCTCCTGAAAGAAGCGGGCGTCAGTCGTTTTCATCACAACCTGGAAACCGCCGAGAGCTATTTCCCCGAAATCTGTTCGACACACGGCTACGCCCAGCGGCTGGACACGGTTCGCGCGGTGAGGGAAGTGGGCTTGGAGGTCTGCTGCGGGGGCATCCTGGGCCTGGGCGAGAGCCTGGAGCAGCGGGTGGAGTTCGCGGCGCTGCTGGCCCGGGAGGAGGTGGATTGCATCCCATTGAATTTCCTGGTTCCCATCCCCGGAACCCGGCTCGAGGCCCGGCCGCCGATGAAGCCGCTGGACATGATCCGCAGCATCGCCATGTTCCGGATGATGAACCCCAAAGCCGAGGTGAAGGTTTGCGCGGGCCGTGTCCGGATGGGAGACTTGCAGGCCGTGATCTTTTACGCGGGAGCCACGGGGATGATGGTGGGACCGCTGCTCACCGTTGCGGGTCGGGACGTATCCAGCGACCTGCGGATGCTCGAAGACCTCGAATTCCCGGCATCGGCGCTCAACTGA